One Kribbella sp. NBC_00662 genomic region harbors:
- the sucC gene encoding ADP-forming succinate--CoA ligase subunit beta, giving the protein MDLMEFQAKTVFAKHGVRTTVGAVVTTPEEARAAAEKIGGRVVVKAQVKTGGRGKAGGVKLASSPDEAEEKAREILGLDIKGHVVKILNIVPAAAIAEEYYFSFLVDRANRNYLCIASAAGGMEIEEVAHTNPDAVAQISIDPATGVDEAKAREIAEAAKYPADVIDAVVPEIVKLYEVFIAEDASLVEVNPLVKLEDGNVEALDGKVTLDENADFRHPDHAEFEDVSAADPLEAAAKAKGLNYVKLDGSVGIIGNGAGLVMSTLDVVAYAGAEFGGQKPANFLDIGGGASAEVMANGLEIIISDPQVQSVFVNVFGGITACDAVANGIVQAFELLASRGEAVTKPLVVRLDGNNAEEGRRILDEAGLAGLERVDTMDGAAKRAAELAAK; this is encoded by the coding sequence GTGGATCTGATGGAATTCCAGGCGAAGACGGTCTTCGCCAAGCACGGAGTGCGGACGACCGTGGGTGCGGTCGTCACGACTCCGGAGGAAGCCCGCGCGGCGGCCGAGAAGATCGGCGGCCGGGTGGTCGTGAAGGCCCAGGTCAAGACCGGTGGGCGCGGCAAGGCAGGCGGCGTCAAGCTGGCCTCGAGCCCGGACGAGGCGGAGGAGAAGGCCCGCGAGATCCTCGGTCTGGACATCAAGGGTCACGTCGTCAAGATCCTGAACATCGTCCCGGCCGCGGCGATCGCCGAGGAGTACTACTTCTCGTTCCTGGTCGACCGGGCCAACCGCAACTACCTCTGCATCGCCTCCGCCGCCGGCGGGATGGAGATCGAAGAGGTCGCGCACACCAACCCGGACGCGGTCGCGCAGATCTCGATCGACCCGGCCACCGGCGTCGACGAGGCGAAGGCCCGCGAGATCGCGGAGGCCGCGAAGTACCCGGCCGACGTGATCGACGCCGTCGTACCGGAGATCGTCAAGCTGTACGAGGTGTTCATCGCCGAGGACGCGTCGCTGGTCGAGGTGAACCCGCTGGTCAAGCTCGAGGACGGGAACGTCGAGGCACTCGACGGCAAGGTCACGCTGGACGAGAACGCTGACTTCCGGCACCCGGACCACGCCGAGTTCGAGGACGTCTCGGCGGCCGACCCGCTGGAGGCGGCGGCCAAGGCCAAGGGCCTGAACTACGTGAAGCTGGACGGTTCGGTCGGCATCATCGGCAACGGGGCGGGCCTGGTCATGTCCACGCTCGACGTCGTGGCGTACGCCGGTGCGGAGTTCGGCGGCCAGAAGCCGGCCAACTTCCTCGACATCGGCGGCGGCGCCTCGGCCGAGGTGATGGCGAACGGTCTGGAGATCATCATCTCCGACCCGCAGGTGCAGAGCGTGTTCGTGAACGTCTTCGGCGGCATCACCGCCTGCGACGCGGTTGCCAACGGCATCGTCCAGGCGTTCGAGCTGCTCGCCAGCCGCGGTGAGGCCGTCACCAAGCCGCTGGTCGTCCGGCTGGACGGCAACAACGCCGAGGAGGGCCGCCGGATCCTCGACGAGGCCGGCCTGGCCGGTCTGGAGCGGGTCGACACGATGGACGGCGCCGCCAAGCGCGCCGCCGAGCTGGCTGCGAAGTAA
- a CDS encoding DUF6886 family protein, giving the protein MRPAAGEVLHFSEDPTITTFRPYVARTNGKVTPYVWAVGHDRAPDYWFPRQCPRAMAWVGPATTPEDRDRIIGAGSGTRVHAVEYGWLDAIRSVELYAYRLPADEFVQHDAAVVATTEVKPLGPAERVGDLFALHDEAGIQLRVLPRLRDFWAEAIASTLEWSGIRMRNAKP; this is encoded by the coding sequence ATGCGCCCGGCTGCCGGCGAAGTCCTGCATTTCTCCGAAGATCCGACGATCACGACCTTCCGTCCGTACGTCGCGAGGACGAACGGCAAGGTCACGCCGTACGTCTGGGCTGTCGGCCACGACCGCGCCCCCGACTACTGGTTCCCGCGGCAGTGCCCCCGCGCGATGGCGTGGGTGGGCCCCGCGACGACTCCCGAGGACCGCGACCGCATCATCGGCGCCGGCTCCGGCACCCGCGTGCACGCCGTCGAGTACGGCTGGCTGGACGCGATCCGCTCGGTCGAGCTGTACGCGTACCGGCTCCCGGCCGACGAGTTCGTCCAGCATGACGCCGCGGTCGTCGCCACGACCGAGGTCAAGCCGCTCGGCCCGGCCGAACGCGTCGGCGACCTGTTCGCACTCCATGACGAGGCCGGCATCCAGTTGCGCGTCCTGCCTCGGCTGCGCGACTTCTGGGCCGAGGCAATCGCCAGCACGCTCGAGTGGAGCGGCATCCGGATGCGGAACGCGAAGCCATGA
- a CDS encoding carbohydrate ABC transporter permease, with product MAAVAPQPAEAGPLRRWAPLAGVALIVIYCLAPFYWMVVSALRRPSDQFSNEIIPSPISIQNFKDVFAGSNGFGRGLLNSLIVAGTVTILTLIIGMVAAYTLARLDFKFKNVVLAIIITTSMFPGISLVIPLLKLFIDIKWINTYQAMIVPSLSFALPLAVWNLTSFFRQMPQELEQAAMVDGCTPAQAFRKVIIPLAAPGVFTTAIITFIAAWNEFLIALSMTNKKSIQTANVIISQFTGTTGRDQPFGSQMAAGVVVTIPLVIAVLLFQRRIVAGLTAGGVK from the coding sequence ATGGCTGCCGTAGCTCCCCAGCCGGCCGAGGCCGGCCCGCTGCGCCGGTGGGCGCCGCTCGCCGGTGTCGCGCTGATCGTGATCTACTGCCTGGCGCCGTTCTACTGGATGGTCGTTTCGGCGCTGCGCCGGCCGTCCGACCAGTTCTCCAACGAGATCATCCCGTCGCCGATCTCGATCCAGAACTTCAAGGATGTCTTCGCCGGCTCGAACGGTTTCGGCCGGGGCCTGCTGAACAGCCTGATCGTGGCCGGCACCGTGACGATCCTGACGCTGATCATCGGCATGGTCGCCGCGTACACGCTGGCCAGGCTGGACTTCAAGTTCAAGAACGTCGTACTGGCGATCATCATCACCACGTCGATGTTCCCGGGCATCTCGCTGGTGATCCCGCTGCTGAAGCTGTTCATCGACATCAAGTGGATCAACACCTACCAGGCGATGATCGTGCCCAGCCTGTCGTTCGCACTGCCGCTGGCGGTGTGGAACCTGACCTCGTTCTTCCGGCAGATGCCCCAGGAGCTCGAGCAGGCGGCGATGGTGGACGGGTGTACGCCGGCGCAGGCGTTCCGCAAGGTCATCATCCCGTTGGCCGCGCCCGGTGTGTTCACGACCGCGATCATCACGTTCATCGCGGCCTGGAACGAGTTCCTGATCGCACTGAGCATGACCAACAAGAAGTCGATCCAGACGGCGAACGTGATCATCTCGCAGTTCACCGGTACGACCGGCCGGGACCAACCGTTCGGCAGCCAGATGGCCGCCGGTGTGGTGGTCACGATCCCGCTCGTCATCGCCGTACTGCTGTTCCAGCGCCGTATCGTCGCCGGCCTGACGGCAGGCGGCGTGAAGTGA
- a CDS encoding cobalamin B12-binding domain-containing protein, which yields MPATSPLRVVVAKPGLDGHDRGAKVVARALRDAGMEVIYTGLHQTPEQIVETAIAEDADAIGLSVLSGAHMTLFKRVRELLAERDAEDIVVFGGGIIPDADLQPLAELGVHKIFTPGATTTEIVEWVRGNVGDASASPA from the coding sequence ATGCCTGCTACGAGCCCGTTGCGCGTCGTCGTCGCCAAGCCCGGTCTGGACGGTCACGACCGCGGCGCCAAGGTCGTGGCCCGCGCGCTGCGGGACGCCGGCATGGAGGTCATCTACACCGGACTGCACCAGACCCCGGAGCAGATCGTCGAGACGGCGATCGCCGAGGACGCCGACGCGATCGGCCTGTCGGTGCTCTCCGGAGCGCACATGACGCTGTTCAAGCGGGTCCGTGAGCTGCTGGCCGAGCGGGACGCCGAGGACATCGTGGTGTTCGGCGGCGGGATCATCCCGGACGCCGACCTGCAGCCGCTGGCCGAGCTGGGCGTACACAAGATCTTCACCCCGGGCGCGACCACCACCGAGATCGTCGAGTGGGTCCGCGGCAACGTCGGCGACGCGTCGGCCTCACCGGCCTGA
- a CDS encoding carbohydrate ABC transporter permease: MLLSPTLLVLGLVVLFPIISALRESLFTSGTKLDENGFIVKGSTFVGLDNYLDIFKGDTGDRFWNAFYNTTFFTVVCVVLETVLGVAMALIMHKAFKGRGIVRASILVPWAIPTVVSALLWKWIFQADGIANQLIGTQVLWSTEGWQSKMSVIIADTWKTAPFIGLLVLAGLQTIPAEVYEAAKVDGASVWKTFTRITLPLVKPALLVAVLFRILDTLRIFDLPFVLVGPHKDSVETLSMLAYDEAFNTRYGPAAAYATVLFIYVAVVAYAFVKILGADVIGEARARKPGGGGGGKRWRKKNAAKGSTDTSVGAVAVGGGGR; the protein is encoded by the coding sequence CTGCTGCTCTCCCCGACGCTGCTCGTGCTCGGGCTCGTCGTACTGTTCCCGATCATCTCGGCATTGCGTGAGTCGTTGTTCACGAGTGGCACGAAGCTCGACGAGAACGGCTTCATCGTCAAGGGTTCGACGTTCGTCGGGCTCGACAACTACCTGGACATCTTCAAGGGCGACACCGGCGACCGGTTCTGGAACGCGTTCTACAACACGACGTTCTTCACCGTGGTCTGTGTCGTGCTGGAGACCGTGCTCGGCGTCGCGATGGCGCTGATCATGCACAAGGCTTTCAAGGGCCGCGGCATCGTGCGGGCCAGCATCCTGGTCCCGTGGGCGATCCCGACCGTCGTGTCGGCGCTGCTGTGGAAGTGGATCTTCCAGGCCGACGGCATCGCCAACCAACTGATCGGCACCCAGGTGCTGTGGTCCACCGAGGGCTGGCAGTCCAAGATGTCGGTGATCATCGCCGACACCTGGAAGACGGCACCGTTCATCGGCCTGCTGGTCCTCGCAGGTCTGCAGACCATCCCGGCCGAGGTGTACGAGGCGGCCAAGGTCGACGGCGCGAGTGTCTGGAAGACGTTCACCCGAATCACGCTGCCACTGGTGAAGCCGGCACTGCTGGTGGCAGTGCTGTTCCGGATCCTCGACACGCTGCGGATCTTCGACCTGCCGTTCGTGCTGGTCGGCCCGCACAAGGACTCGGTCGAGACCTTGTCGATGCTCGCGTACGACGAAGCGTTCAATACCAGATATGGGCCGGCGGCCGCCTATGCGACGGTGCTGTTCATCTACGTCGCCGTGGTCGCCTATGCCTTCGTGAAGATCCTCGGAGCTGACGTGATCGGTGAAGCCCGGGCCCGCAAGCCCGGTGGCGGTGGCGGCGGCAAGCGCTGGCGCAAGAAGAACGCGGCGAAGGGCTCGACCGACACCTCGGTCGGCGCTGTCGCCGTGGGCGGAGGTGGAAGGTAA
- a CDS encoding esterase/lipase family protein, translated as MGSWQDDLRGALDGLAYGARSALSPSVLQGAAVELGWLTTHLAMYPLGLVGGTQRALPSRLNLAGLGPAQRGLLVSDVRAAGTPILLAHGIIDNHTIFALMRRQLTRRGFSSIHTFSYSPLTLDVRRTAERMGREIEAICEESGSDQIHVIGHSLGGLIARYYVQRLGGDERVHTCVTLGTPHQGTIAAKLLPWPLVKQVRPDSDLMAELAEPAPDCRTRFVAFYSDVDQLIVPQRRARIRHADLLASNVRVHGVGHLSLPFHGEVVHQITGMLAHLDEQPKTA; from the coding sequence ATGGGTTCCTGGCAGGACGACCTCCGCGGCGCGCTGGACGGACTCGCGTACGGCGCCCGCTCCGCGCTCTCGCCCAGCGTGCTGCAGGGCGCGGCCGTCGAGCTCGGCTGGCTGACCACACACCTCGCGATGTATCCGCTCGGCCTGGTCGGCGGCACGCAGCGCGCACTCCCGTCCCGGTTGAACCTGGCCGGCCTCGGTCCCGCGCAGCGCGGCCTGCTGGTCAGCGACGTCCGCGCCGCCGGTACGCCGATCCTGCTGGCGCACGGGATCATCGACAACCACACGATCTTCGCGCTGATGCGCCGACAGCTGACCCGGCGCGGATTCAGTAGCATCCACACGTTCTCGTACTCGCCGCTGACGCTCGACGTCCGTCGTACCGCTGAGCGGATGGGGCGGGAGATCGAGGCGATCTGCGAGGAGTCCGGGTCGGACCAGATCCATGTGATCGGGCACAGCCTGGGCGGACTGATCGCGCGGTACTACGTCCAGCGGCTCGGCGGGGACGAACGGGTGCACACCTGCGTCACGCTCGGTACGCCGCACCAGGGCACGATCGCGGCGAAGCTGCTGCCGTGGCCGCTGGTGAAACAGGTCCGGCCGGACAGCGACCTGATGGCCGAGCTGGCCGAGCCGGCGCCGGACTGCCGGACCCGGTTCGTCGCGTTCTACAGCGACGTCGACCAGCTGATCGTGCCGCAGCGGCGGGCCCGGATCCGGCACGCCGACCTGCTGGCGAGCAATGTCCGGGTACACGGGGTCGGCCACCTGTCGCTGCCGTTCCACGGCGAGGTCGTGCATCAGATCACCGGGATGCTGGCCCACCTCGACGAACAGCCCAAAACTGCCTGA
- a CDS encoding ABC transporter substrate-binding protein encodes MRFERSHTRKAAFLAVASSLALLATACGGDDGSSGSGGSSSANALEGRGPITLASGKDTSGNLQNQLNAWNAAHPTEKVELKELPDDADAQRQQMVQNAQNQSDAYSVLVMDVVWTSEFAANQWITQIPEDKVPDLGKLVPATVETAKYRDKLYGVPITSDGGLLYYRKDLLTAAGITDPPKTWDELLADCQKVAATPGGKGMNCYAGQFEKYEGLTVNFSEAINSAGGSIVDKDGKPDVDTPEALAGAQELQNGFKTGAIPKAAITYKEEESRRAFQDGKLLFLRNWPYVYSLANKTDGSSKVAGKFAVAPLPGKSGPGVSSLGGHDYAISSFAKNKATAVDFINFMASEAQQKDNLTKTSLAPTWASLYDDPALAKQFPYLPQLKASIASAQPRPRVVKYGDVTAAIQQTAYDILSKPATDPKTALADLQTKLQSLITQ; translated from the coding sequence ATGAGGTTTGAACGATCACACACACGCAAGGCGGCGTTCCTTGCCGTCGCAAGCAGCCTGGCGCTGCTCGCAACGGCGTGTGGCGGTGACGACGGAAGCAGTGGCAGCGGGGGCAGTTCGTCGGCCAACGCGCTCGAGGGCCGAGGACCGATCACCCTTGCCAGCGGCAAGGACACGTCCGGAAACCTGCAGAACCAGCTCAACGCCTGGAACGCGGCTCACCCGACCGAGAAGGTGGAGCTCAAGGAGCTTCCCGACGACGCGGACGCGCAGCGGCAGCAGATGGTCCAGAACGCACAGAACCAGTCCGACGCGTACAGCGTGCTGGTGATGGACGTGGTCTGGACGTCCGAGTTCGCCGCCAACCAGTGGATCACCCAGATCCCCGAGGACAAGGTGCCCGACCTGGGCAAGCTGGTCCCGGCGACGGTGGAGACCGCGAAGTACCGCGACAAGCTGTACGGCGTGCCGATCACCTCCGACGGTGGTCTGCTCTACTACCGCAAGGACCTGCTGACGGCGGCCGGTATCACCGACCCGCCGAAGACCTGGGACGAGCTGCTGGCCGACTGCCAGAAGGTCGCCGCGACCCCGGGCGGCAAGGGCATGAACTGCTACGCGGGCCAGTTCGAGAAGTACGAGGGCCTGACGGTCAACTTCTCCGAGGCGATCAACTCCGCGGGCGGCTCGATCGTCGACAAGGACGGCAAGCCGGACGTCGACACCCCGGAGGCACTGGCCGGCGCGCAGGAGCTGCAGAACGGCTTCAAGACCGGCGCGATCCCGAAGGCCGCGATCACCTACAAGGAAGAGGAGAGCCGGCGCGCGTTCCAGGACGGCAAGCTGCTGTTCCTGCGCAACTGGCCCTACGTCTACTCGCTGGCGAACAAGACCGACGGTTCGTCGAAGGTCGCCGGCAAGTTCGCGGTCGCGCCGTTGCCGGGCAAGTCCGGCCCGGGCGTCTCGTCGCTGGGTGGTCACGACTACGCGATCAGCTCGTTCGCCAAGAACAAGGCGACCGCGGTCGACTTCATCAACTTCATGGCCAGTGAGGCGCAGCAGAAGGACAACCTCACCAAGACGTCGCTGGCGCCGACCTGGGCCTCGCTGTACGACGACCCGGCGCTGGCCAAGCAGTTCCCGTACCTCCCCCAGCTGAAGGCCTCGATCGCGTCCGCGCAGCCGCGGCCGCGCGTGGTCAAGTACGGCGACGTGACGGCAGCGATCCAGCAGACGGCGTACGACATCTTGAGTAAGCCGGCGACGGATCCCAAGACGGCCCTGGCCGATCTGCAGACCAAGCTGCAATCGCTCATCACGCAATGA
- the sucD gene encoding succinate--CoA ligase subunit alpha yields the protein MSIFLTKDSKVIVQGMTGSEGTKHTTRMLASGTNIVGGVNPRKAGQSQDFDGKSVAVFGTVADAVKETGANVSVIFVPPKFTKDAVLEAVEAEVPLVVVITEGVPVHDTAAFFAAAQASGKTRIIGPNCPGIITPGESNAGIIPADIAGQGRIGLVSKSGTLTYQMMYELRDFGFSSAIGIGGDPIIGTTHIDALKAFQDDPDTDAIVMIGEIGGDAEERAAAFIKENVTKPVVGYVAGFTAPEGKTMGHAGAIVSGSSGTAAAKKEALEAVGVKVGKTPTETANLMREIMQGLSK from the coding sequence ATGTCTATCTTCCTGACCAAGGACAGCAAGGTCATCGTCCAGGGCATGACCGGCTCCGAGGGCACCAAGCACACCACCCGGATGCTTGCCTCGGGCACCAACATCGTCGGCGGCGTGAACCCGCGCAAGGCGGGCCAGAGCCAGGACTTCGACGGCAAGTCGGTCGCGGTGTTCGGCACCGTCGCGGACGCGGTCAAGGAGACCGGCGCGAACGTGTCGGTCATCTTCGTCCCGCCGAAGTTCACCAAGGACGCCGTACTGGAGGCCGTCGAGGCCGAGGTGCCGCTGGTCGTGGTGATCACCGAGGGTGTGCCGGTGCACGACACCGCCGCGTTCTTCGCCGCCGCGCAGGCGTCCGGCAAGACCCGGATCATCGGCCCGAACTGCCCCGGCATCATCACCCCGGGCGAGTCGAATGCCGGCATCATCCCGGCCGACATCGCCGGCCAGGGCCGGATCGGTCTGGTGTCGAAGTCGGGCACGCTGACGTACCAGATGATGTACGAGCTGCGGGACTTCGGGTTCTCGTCGGCGATCGGGATCGGCGGTGACCCGATCATCGGGACCACGCACATCGATGCGCTGAAGGCGTTCCAGGACGACCCGGACACCGACGCGATCGTGATGATCGGTGAGATCGGCGGTGACGCCGAGGAGCGGGCGGCGGCGTTCATCAAGGAGAACGTGACCAAGCCGGTCGTCGGCTACGTGGCCGGGTTCACCGCGCCGGAGGGCAAGACGATGGGCCACGCGGGCGCGATCGTGTCCGGCTCGTCCGGTACGGCGGCCGCGAAGAAGGAGGCCCTCGAGGCCGTCGGCGTGAAGGTCGGCAAGACGCCGACCGAGACCGCCAACCTGATGCGCGAGATCATGCAGGGTCTGAGCAAGTAG
- a CDS encoding M23 family metallopeptidase has product MSQHRAAGDRVTPGNAARKPGAGRHSAKHRVARRNTPSSSQIVGLTAALAAAAGAVGFSHSSLASPTQANSAVNLAALSLDSGQQLSGITTARIQARQLATRDSSRVQLADTATTKKQSAAAQLAKARAAKLTATQALTAKRASALAVAKAKAELAEKTARESATRCQIMLTGYHITATFGQGGSRWAHNHTGLDFAAPIGTRIGAVMKGVVIFADWAGPYGRQVQVRHEDGTVTWYNHMSKFSVSVGETVYAGDQVGAVGMTGNTTGPHLHFEVHPDGGEAVDPDPWLRNHCGLNPYTAG; this is encoded by the coding sequence GTGTCCCAGCACCGTGCCGCGGGAGACCGCGTCACGCCCGGCAACGCTGCGCGCAAACCCGGCGCAGGACGTCACAGTGCCAAGCATCGCGTCGCCAGGCGTAACACCCCCAGCAGTAGCCAGATCGTCGGACTGACCGCCGCGCTCGCCGCGGCCGCCGGAGCTGTCGGCTTCAGCCACAGCTCACTGGCGTCACCGACCCAGGCGAACTCCGCGGTGAACCTTGCCGCGCTGAGCCTGGACAGCGGTCAGCAACTGTCCGGCATCACCACGGCACGCATCCAGGCCCGCCAGCTCGCCACCCGTGACTCCTCCCGGGTCCAGCTGGCCGACACGGCAACCACCAAGAAGCAGTCCGCCGCCGCGCAGCTGGCCAAGGCTCGCGCCGCGAAGCTGACCGCCACCCAGGCACTGACCGCGAAGCGCGCGAGCGCCCTGGCCGTCGCGAAGGCGAAGGCCGAGCTGGCCGAGAAGACCGCCCGCGAGTCGGCCACCCGCTGCCAGATCATGCTGACCGGCTACCACATCACCGCGACCTTCGGTCAGGGCGGCAGCCGCTGGGCCCACAACCACACCGGCCTCGACTTCGCCGCCCCGATCGGCACCCGGATCGGCGCCGTCATGAAGGGCGTGGTGATCTTCGCCGACTGGGCCGGTCCGTACGGGCGTCAGGTCCAGGTCCGGCACGAGGACGGCACCGTCACCTGGTACAACCACATGTCGAAGTTCAGCGTGTCGGTCGGCGAGACCGTGTACGCCGGTGACCAGGTCGGCGCGGTCGGGATGACCGGCAACACGACCGGCCCGCACCTGCACTTCGAAGTACACCCGGACGGCGGCGAAGCGGTCGACCCGGACCCGTGGCTCCGCAACCACTGCGGCCTCAACCCGTACACCGCCGGCTAG
- a CDS encoding glycoside hydrolase family 13 protein, with protein MSDPATRPADDWWRSAVVYQVYPRSFADADGDGTGDVNGIRARLPYLADLGVDAIWISPWYPSPLLDGGYDVADYRDINPEFGTLADADALIAEAHALGLRILIDLVPNHCSWEHPWFKAALAAGKGSPERDLFWFRDSKDGGPPTNWPAAFGGGAWQQIDDGQWYLHLFDISQPDWNWDNPKVIEEFDAILRFWFDRGVDGFRIDVADSMAKDATLPDVPLHNGEPTREKYVGNPFYDQPRVHTIHQRWRAIADEYADTPQGARVFVAEAWLSPAERLAQYVRPDELQSAFNFDALRATWDAKELREVIDHTTENLWAVGAPATWVLSNHDTIRHRTRYGRDKRDALEGAGVVPTDLQLGLRRARAAALLELALPGGAYIYQGDELGLPEVEDLPEDVLDDPTWERSGHTVRGRDGCRVPIPWSGTQPPFGFGPGTGQPWLPQPADWVGLTAESQAGQPDSHLNLYKAALRIRRDHPALGEGRLVWDADAPAGVLSFTREPGFRCVVNISDSPVTLPPHQQVLLASEPLEDGVLPVDTTVWLEV; from the coding sequence ATGAGTGATCCAGCAACCAGACCAGCTGACGACTGGTGGCGTAGCGCCGTCGTCTACCAGGTGTACCCGCGTTCGTTCGCCGACGCCGACGGCGACGGGACCGGCGACGTGAACGGCATCCGCGCCCGGCTGCCGTACCTCGCCGATCTCGGCGTCGATGCGATCTGGATCAGCCCCTGGTACCCGTCCCCGCTGCTCGACGGCGGGTACGACGTGGCCGACTACCGCGACATCAACCCGGAGTTCGGGACGCTGGCGGACGCCGACGCGCTGATCGCCGAGGCGCACGCGCTGGGCCTGCGGATCCTGATCGACCTGGTGCCGAACCACTGCTCCTGGGAGCACCCGTGGTTCAAGGCCGCGCTGGCGGCGGGCAAGGGCTCTCCGGAGCGCGACCTGTTCTGGTTCCGGGACTCCAAGGACGGCGGCCCGCCGACCAACTGGCCGGCCGCGTTCGGCGGCGGCGCCTGGCAGCAGATCGACGACGGGCAGTGGTACCTGCACCTGTTCGACATCTCCCAGCCGGACTGGAACTGGGACAACCCGAAGGTGATCGAGGAGTTCGACGCGATCCTGCGGTTCTGGTTCGACCGCGGCGTCGACGGGTTCCGGATCGACGTGGCCGATTCGATGGCCAAGGACGCGACGCTGCCCGACGTACCGCTGCACAACGGTGAGCCGACGCGGGAGAAGTACGTCGGGAACCCGTTCTACGACCAGCCCCGTGTGCACACCATCCACCAGCGCTGGCGTGCGATCGCCGACGAGTACGCCGATACGCCGCAGGGCGCCCGGGTCTTCGTGGCGGAGGCATGGCTGTCGCCGGCAGAGCGACTGGCGCAGTACGTGCGACCGGACGAACTGCAGTCGGCGTTCAACTTCGACGCGCTGCGCGCCACGTGGGACGCGAAGGAACTGCGTGAGGTCATCGACCACACCACCGAGAACCTGTGGGCGGTCGGTGCACCGGCGACGTGGGTGCTGAGCAACCACGACACCATCCGGCACCGCACGCGGTACGGCCGCGACAAGCGGGATGCGCTGGAGGGCGCGGGCGTCGTACCGACCGATCTGCAGCTCGGACTGCGACGTGCGCGGGCCGCTGCACTGCTCGAGCTGGCGTTGCCGGGCGGCGCGTACATCTACCAAGGCGATGAGCTCGGGCTGCCCGAGGTGGAGGACCTGCCGGAAGACGTGCTCGACGATCCCACCTGGGAGCGTTCCGGCCACACCGTTCGCGGCCGCGACGGCTGCCGGGTACCGATCCCGTGGTCCGGCACGCAGCCGCCGTTCGGCTTCGGCCCTGGCACCGGCCAGCCCTGGCTCCCGCAGCCCGCCGACTGGGTCGGTCTGACCGCGGAGTCGCAGGCCGGCCAGCCCGACAGCCATCTGAACCTCTACAAGGCGGCACTCCGCATCCGCCGCGACCACCCTGCCCTCGGTGAAGGCCGCCTGGTCTGGGACGCGGATGCCCCGGCCGGCGTGCTCTCGTTCACCCGCGAGCCGGGCTTCCGCTGCGTGGTGAACATCAGCGACTCACCGGTCACCCTGCCGCCGCACCAGCAGGTGCTGCTCGCCAGCGAGCCACTGGAAGACGGGGTACTGCCGGTGGACACCACCGTCTGGCTCGAAGTCTGA